From the genome of Salvia splendens isolate huo1 chromosome 7, SspV2, whole genome shotgun sequence:
AGCACCCGTAAACAGGTAGCTGGGAAGATGAAGATGGGCAAAACAGAAAATGTGACTGGAGTGATCCAACCTAGTGACCTTCCACCCAAGAAAGCTGACCCAGGGGCGTTTACGCTTCCAATCTCCATCAGAGAcgttctaatggagcaagcAATGTGCGACCTGGGTGCTTCCATCAATGTTATGCCATATTCTATGTATGAAAAGCTGGGGGAAGCAAAGCTAGTCGAAACCGATATGGagatacagctagcagacgggtcttgcagTTACCCCGAGGGAATTCTAGAGAATGAAATCGTCAAAGTGAACAAATTTGTGTACCTCGCTGACTTCTTTGTCATAAAGATGACGGAgccaggagcggaggagtcCGTTGGAATTCGCTTGGGAAGACCTTTCCTATCTACCACCAGCGCAGTCATTGATGTCCGCCATGGTACGATGAATCTAGAGTTTAATGGAGAACGACTTACAGTTGACATTAATGAAGCTTCAAGGAAGCCACGGGACAGCGGGAGCATACAATCGGTAGATACCGCCAGGCCTTTGGAACAAACTTCATTAAGCCATCCTTTTATTCCACTGATAATGAAAAGCTTAAGGGGGAAGCAACTGACTGGTTCGAAGCAACGATGACTgggaaaatggatgatgaagcCATTGAAAAAGCAATTATGGATTTCTGCAAGCCAACACGACCCGCCAAGACAGAAGATATCACTCAACCAGGAAGAATcgaaaaaccacctgaccaagccatTCCACTGAGAAGAAAGCTGGAAGCGAGTCCCTCGCCTACGAGGCAACTATTACCTTTACCTGGGTCGCTAGTTACTCCCAAGGATTTGTCCAATCAGACATATCACAAGCTAGATCTGCAAGAACATGGAGGACAATTGATGAAAAAACTAAGACCGAGTGGAGAAGGAATCAAGTGGAAAACAACAGACCTGATGGAGATGAACCCAAATCGGTACATGCGTCCAGCCACGGTGGAAAAATGAGTGACCGACCCCTCCTCGAGGAAGGAAGAGCCCATCGATGAACAGGAAGGGTTACTGTCCCAGTGTCAAATCAAACTAATATCGGAATGGGCGAACTCTAATACCACCATGGCGACGTGCACACTGGAAGCAAACATGCACAAAAGAGACCCCCCCAATCGGCTCTCCTCCGTAGGAAAGGGTCATCGGGTTGAACCCTACAGAGACAAGGACAAAGCAGgcatggtggaagaagtttCACCAACCCTGCCCAAATCTCAGCCAGTGACCAGGtagaaggagtgatcgggtactccTGCGTAGTCCGCTTGATCAAGCAGCAAATTCTAAaactattaaactgatcaagtgacgtccTAGGGGAACCCGGTCAAATACTTGTAGTTAGCGTAAATAGTTTTTCGAAGAGTTAGCTTTTTTTATGTcttagaaaattaaaagtcggaagtggaggcaagaaactgatcaagtggaattattGAGTTTGCATCTGGATTTAACTTACCACTTGATCGGTGCAACGAAGGCTAACCAATGGCCACAGTGATTCAATTGATCAGGGACAGGTGGTGATAGGACATATGCAGTCATTGGAGAAGTGTCAGGCTGCGCCAACTGTCGCAATGAAGGAACGTCCCAAGGAGAAGGAGAAAGCGTATCAGggaagctaagccagctggcactATGAAAATGCGCGCCCGTACATGAACAGTCGCAGAGATCTCAACCGTCAGAAATCCCAACAGTCGTGATATCAGTACAATAGGCAGATCTCAGAGCCCGATTTCACTTTCAACTAAAAGCGACTACAGTGCATTCCTTTTACTCCCTCCACACCGCTCCAAGTTCCGAACCCTCTCCTAGAACACTTTCTCCACCAACACTCATAACCACTATTAACAAAGATGTTGATTGAGCAATTTCCCACTCCTTCATCATCCTCCAGTGCCGGCACCGACTGTGGCGACCGAGAAATTGAAAGAttaatgggctagattagattaataggaaataattctattgggcttggttcaatgttacaattattctattatataTATGCTCTATTGTAGAGAACAAAAGATACAGAAAACCTAATTTTCTAAGAGAGAAAAGCGGCGCTACGTTCACAAGAgatttcctagctttctctatagaacgattgtaccgaggaattgttcctgcatcggatcagaatacacggggacctcgatagtagtggtttcaacttgcaggacacaatcgtagaagaaaacaacacaacaagtaagatttagttccgttgtgtattacgtgctcaacttgcaaaatgattatgaatctagatctgttattcttgtacgcaatttccgctgcgctcattagatgaatacaagaattcctaacagtggtatcagagcccgaggcttgattcataattaattttgtttcctaattaatttgtggatgattttggAAATCGAAACTCTGATTTGATTCAttcaaaattgaataatttcacgaaattcaaACGAGGTCTAAAATCACTATCGGCTTCGAGTAAGCCCAATCACTCTGCCACTCCTCGATTTGATCGGCAGCTGCTTCTCGGACGCGAACGGAGGGCTCGCGCATGGCGCGGCTCCGGCTGCTGGCGCGACGGAGGAAGTTGGCGGTGCCGCGGAGGCTGGGCGGGCGGCGGAGGAAGCGAGGGCGGCGGTGGGGGCGGAAGATCTGGTCGGAGAGTAGAGGCGTCGTATCGACGGGGGCAGGGGACGGAGAGTCCATGGGGAACGACATCGTTTAGTTACGGTGTTGTGCTGATTcctgattggattttatttgcGAATGATTTGTGGTATCTATTCAGCTTTCTCTCTAACACACAATTCATCTCCGCCCAATTTTCTCTCCACGCCGCCGGGATTCTGTATTGAACTTTCACCACTTATAATTCACGCAAAACCCTATCTGAACAAGGCGAAATTCACAATGGTCGAAACAAGACTTTCGAAATTGAAAGAGAACCTACAGTTGGAATTTGATATCTGGTGAAGTCTAGACATGTTTTTGTAATAAAATCTCTATCACTGATTTATTAGTTTGATTAGTAAATCATGGTTTCGATCACCACATTTGATATtgatttggaattaatattaaatatgtataattatattaatttagaattaatacaaTTAGttaaatccacatttaattagagaataaaatttaattttattcattgagcattatttgatatcctatgtgataagcatgctatttgatttatgcttatttctttaactatagtagttagagaccgtgttattgtctgggtaggcggcacccagtatgtgtagtccgtgttatactatgtctgggtaggcggcgcccagtatttgtagtccgtgttatactatgtctgggtaggcggcactcagtaattgtttgaaatttaatattggatattatattcacaaactagtatcacacttttCCCCATAAAATATAAGTCTCGTTTTTGAAACAAACACATCGTCCATCAtaattgtttgatgttcctagccttttcgaccaTGAGTTTGACGCCAAagtgtttactctaaatctacaaggcCTGGGCTCATTaatagatgcatggttggcatcgtgtgatagggttgacttgcttaaattgtttagtgacgccaaagcgacctaaatagtttatggatgcatattaattggattaataaaccaagaattgcaaaatagttgttgcaattggcttggaggcctaccttgtgatattattgtagtgatCAGCCAAAGCAGgggctgcaataatatagacttggatcttggaccactgaaatttatatttgatataaattttttatgtttaggggacataatatatgttaaaattagtgtgagctaatcaatacaataaaccttTTGCTTGATTAGTGATACAAATGTGATCTTTATATGCTTTTCTGATttgctttaattttattttctgttcataTAAAATGTCAAACTTGGCTTACAAATGTTTGATGGAAATAAACAAGTTGAttgggtcaaatttcacggacTGTTTCCATTGTTTGCGCTTGGTGCTAAGACATGACAAGGTTGAGTATGTCTTAGACAAACCAATCGATGTCATCCCCGATAAGGAATCTCTTGAGTTTGCTACGTTTGACGTTAAAGCTCATCAGAAACACATTGATAATGCTTCTGATGCTCAGTGTGTCATGTTGTCATCTATGAGTTTGGAACTGCAAGGACAACATGAACACATGTTACCATATGAAATGCTTAAGCACTTGGAGAGTTTTTATGCTTCACAAGCTCAAACTATGGAGTATGAGATACTTCGCGATCTCTTCAAGTGCAAGCTTCATGATGCAAGCAAGGTTTCTGAGCATGtactgaaaatgattggtttGATTGAGAGGTTAGCATCGATTGGAACGGTGCTCCTCGCAAATGTCTCAACAAATCTAATTTTGCCGTCTCTTCCTACTAGTTTTGAGAATTTCATTGTGAATTTCAACATGAACAACACGAAGATTGGGCGGCCAGAGCTGCACAATAGGCTTAAGACTTATGAGTCTTCCACTGCTAAGGTAAAATCTGAGCTCATGGTGAGCTCTTCTGCGAAGACTTCGAAATGGAAGAATAAGCAGCAATAGAAGAAGAAAGCATCTAAAGATGTTGTTCTAAAGCCTAAGAGTGGAGGGGCCAAGAAGAAGTTGAAATTATCAAAGGATGAGTGTCTTTTCTGTCATGAGAAGGGACACTGGaagagagactgcccaaaattcaaggcacaaggtgcagaAAGTTGGAGCTCAtatatgtttgtcattgagataaatatgtctatgaataattCACAATCTTGGGTATTAGATACAACTTGGGgctcacacatttgtaataatgtgcaggGTCTAAGTGACTGCAGGAAAATGAGATCTGGGGAAGTTGATTTgcgtgttggaaatggagcaagaGTTGCTGCTGAACGCGTGGGAACTTATTAGATCTTCCCTtaggacatagactagatttacataattgttattttgttccagttatttcaaagaatattatttccattccgatgttagacattgaaggtttttccttccattttgcaaacaacAGATGCGCGTTTTCTtttaatggattgttttatggaaatgccacTCTCGAAAATGGATTATATGCTTGAATACAAATGGAATATTCTCAATGTGAAAAACAAAAGACCTTAGCTAAGTAATACGAATAATGcaacttatctttggcattgcagacttggtcatattaatgagaaaagaatagcaagattgagaaagttagactatctcaCTTCATTTGATTTAGAATCCTATGGagcttgtgaattctgtctcaaaggaaaaATGACAAGTAAGCCATTTTCCGGGAAAGGGGTGCGTGCCAAAGATTTGCTAGAGTTGATTCACACAGATGTGTgtggaccgtttccaactcaagcaagaggtggttattcgtacttcataacttttattgatgatttatcaaggtatggatatgtgtatcttatgaaaaataaatctgAGGCCTTCGATAAATTTAAAGAGtgtaagtgtgaagttgagaaacaacttgggaaaacTATCAAgactcttcgatcagatcgaggaggggaatacttgagccaagaatttcttgattacttgaagtCACATGGAATCCAGTCGGAttggacacctcctggtacacctcaaatgaatggagtatctggAGGGAGAAAttgaacattattagatatggttcgatccatgatgagctTCGCCACTCTCCCTTTATTCCTATGGGGTCATGCCTTACTAACGACTATTTACATTCTAAATAGGGTTCCTTCTAAATCAgtcgagaaaacaccatatgagttatggagtggcaagaaagcaagtcttaaccatatccggacctggggttgtccagcttttgttaagaaaatgatgactgataaattagaaactaaaagtgagaaatgttattttgtgggatatcctaaagaaactaaagggtacgatttctactgtcctgaaaatcacaaggtgataacatcaaggaatgtgacgttccttgaagacagttatgtctgcaaggaacaaggtcaaaatacagtagatcttgaagaaattcaagaaccacaagttaacaatgaggatgagGTATTATCCACTGGATTGGATAATAACTCAGTGGaagtttttgatgatctattgggaggggaaattactcttagagaggattagagagactctcgaaggaccacctcaagacaatgagatgcatctAAGACAAGATaatacaatagttgcatcacctctacctcaagaagatcatagtgatattcctgaacCTTCTCACATACAGAATGAACAGTCTGAACCACAtcaaaaccaactcaataggcctagaaagattcgtcgtgcacctgagatactaaatctaatggttgagaaccaagatgatgaagttgatttagatgatgatgagcctaagacctataccgaggcggcgtcagacaccgatcgagaaaagtggcttgaagccttgatatctgaaatggactcgatgtacttcaacttagtctgggaactagttgacttgccagatggggtttaccccataggttgcaaatagatcttcaaaaagaagagagatgcagatgacaaagtacaaacctacaaggctaggttagtggcaaagggttacAGTCAGCGCGAAgtcattgactatgatgaaaccttttcgccagttgctaagatcaagtccattaggatattacttgcaattactgcatactacaattttgacatttggcaaatggatgtcaaaaccgcatttctcaatggagaattagaaagcgatgtctatatgacacagcctgaaggttttgtatcgaaagaaaggccgaatgcagtgtgcaagctaaagaagtccatctatggacttaagcaagcttcgaggagttggaatatttgttttgacagaacaatcaaatcgtttggttttgtcagaagcaaagaggacccatgtgtttatagtaaacgtGAAAACGGTAAAGTTGTCTTccttatcatatatgttgatgacatcttgattataggaagcgatcgttccatgatgcaatccgtgaaagagtggttgtctagttcttttatgatgaaggatctaggtgGTGCTTCCTATATCCTTAGAattaagatctatcgagatagaccaaataggatgttaggattatcacaatccacttacatagacaagttgctaaggcgcttctcaatggatAATTCTAAGAAAGtttttcttcctatgggacatggcattgtattgtcaaagaaggattgtccttctaatgacaaagtAAGATACAACATGAAAATGATCTCTTATGCTTcggctataggatctattatgtatgccatgatctCTACTAGaccagatgtggcctatgcgcttagcatgacaggcagatttcagcaaaatcccagtgaggaacattggaaaactgtTCACTGATGATAGTTTCCAAACAGAGTTTCTTAGTCTttggtggacaaccagagttatcagttactgggtacactgatgatagtttccaaacagaccatgacgactataagtcttAGTCTGTATATGTTTTGTCCTCAATagtggagcagtgagttggaatagttccaaacaaggtacaactgccgattccaccaccgaacctgagtatattgctgcatctgaagctgccaaagaagttgttgctttgttagagttcaTTAAAGAACTGAGTGTCATTCCGagtgtcattccgagtgccaatagtgcgatacctttgtattgtgacaacactggtgctgttgtgcaagcaaaagaacccagagctacgaacaggaacaaaCATGTTCCCCGAAGATATCATttgatcagagaaataattgaaagaggcgacataaaattagaaagagtacccactgatgataatttggctgatcctttcaccaaactgttatgtatagcaaaacacaacaagcactttgagagcttaggtgttaaacatgttggtagatggctttgactcagtgggagttacagttttatatgtcttagaaacattttgtgttgatgCAATATTACTagatcacattatatgaaaattttattttctatgggttttgtgtacttattggaataattgttttaaatgtttgattttattctaaatatttggtcccttgaattatgactgtcgttaatggtgtgagacattaatgatatagtataactctaaaatagccctaaccaatgatcatcaagaatgagatattgatgatatgttataggttagcatggggtttgcatcaaattcttcgagaatgtagttgttctcacaactatgagatattagatactcgtgatggacacatggtatactttggagagtattgatataccctactattaaactgttttgttaagtgtctacagtttattagtacatgaagtatgtaatagtccttggatctgaggtcattacacattttgtttgttgagtggtgtgctttgatctTGTCCAACGCTTTGCCTCCCAAAGGAGGATTAAGACACAGACTTGTGTTGGGtatatcataagataaatggaaatggtagttgagccaagaagAGATTCATTCCAtgattagaatttcgagagaacactcaaattctctatattacttgaccattaagtcattggccaatgcaaagatatattcaattaaagtagttgaatatgatcgaatgagtcatttaataaagatgagataaagtgattgagctatttggatgacacatgacaaatcttaggctcaatggGGTGGTTTGTGAATGAAAgaatattactataaactttatgtaaaggcttgtttaccgaattcacgtaaacgtccttcatatatcgagctacgctgccaacgcaatctaggagttttgtgcagacttcgattagatcgtcgtcgataatgagggcctaaagggtcacactatatgCGTATTTTGATTCGCTCAAGGGTACAATGTTAGAGCTgtgtattatatctaatgctagtccaagtgaGAGATTGAAAGAttaatgggctagattagattaataggaaataattctattggacttggtcCAATGTTAcaattattctattatataTATGCTCTATTGTAGAGAACAAAAGATAGAGAAAACCTAATTTTCTAAGAGAGAAAAGTGACGCTACGTTCACAAGAgatttcctagctttctctatagaacgattgtaccgaggaattgttcctgcatcggatcagaatacacggggacctcgatagtagtgaattcaacttgcaggacacaatcgtagaagaaaacaacacaagtaagatttagttccgttgtgtattacgtgctcaacttgcaatatgattatgaatctagatctgttattcttgtatgcaattttcgctgcgctcattagatgaatacaagaattcctaacagaaACTTCATCCCAAGTTCGTCAAGGAAACCTTAACCCTTCTACGCCAACCACCGCCCCACAACAAACCAGCACCGCCATTCCACATTCTGAAGTAGATAAGGAAACTATACAGCATCTCGATAAAATCCTCCGGAGTATACCCCGCGAGTTGGACGATGCAACAGCATATGCCGAACTCAAAGCTAGATTTGGGATTTCCTCTAAAAATACTGCTTCGTCCTCTAAACCAAAGATCCCACCTAGCCCTCCTACATCACCTCCACCATCTCCCATCCAACCTTTACCTTCGTCCCCAACCTAGCCGATGCAATGCAGCGCAGACGCCTCCAATGAAGAGGGGTTGGGAGAAGATTATGGGCAGCCATTCGCTATTCCATCGCCAGCAAGCGGTGGCGGCTACACTTCGATCCATGAGCCGCATTTGACTGAGATCGGAAACATCAACGATGAAGAGGTGGAAGAATTCCACCCGTTGTTCGACTATGGGGAGACGgagaaggaggaagaggagCCGTTCCACCGTCAGACGAGGCACATGACAATGGACAAGCTCCTGGAGGTAGCTGAAAGCCTAAAAATCCAAAGTGATGAGGGAATGGTGGTACAGAGGCAACGCGCAGTACAGAGGCTGGTGGATAAAGAGGAACCAGAACGCCTCAGATCCAGGAGGCTGGAGAGGAGAGAGAGGCTACCGAGGGCAGTCTGGCAagggagaagagagaaaaaaagaggaaggggaaggaaAGTGTTCTCCCTACCCCCAAGAGAAGACGCTCCGCTAACACAGCGGCTGCCATTGTAGATGATTCCGCACCCGCTTCCCCACGGCCAGGAGATGAGGGCAGTGATTCGACGGGACAGGAATTGCGTTGGACCTGAACGTCCAGAAGACAACAAGGAAGGCCTGCAACCTTTCCTTCCACCGCCTACTCTCCGC
Proteins encoded in this window:
- the LOC121810636 gene encoding uncharacterized protein LOC121810636, with translation MKMGKTENVTGVIQPSDLPPKKADPGAFTLPISIRDVLMEQAMCDLGASINVMPYSMYEKLGEAKLVETDMEIQLADGSCSYPEGILENEIVKVNKFVYLADFFVIKMTEPGAEESVGIRLGRPFLSTTSAVIDVRHGTMNLEFNGERLTVDINEASRKPRDSGSIQSVDTARPLEQTSLSHPFIPLIMKSLRGKQLTGSKQR
- the LOC121810638 gene encoding uncharacterized protein LOC121810638; translated protein: MSNLAYKCLMEINKLIGSNFTDCFHCLRLVLRHDKVEYVLDKPIDVIPDKESLEFATFDVKAHQKHIDNASDAQCVMLSSMSLELQGQHEHMLPYEMLKHLESFYASQAQTMEYEILRDLFKCKLHDASKVSEHVLKMIGLIERLASIGTVLLANVSTNLILPSLPTSFENFIVNFNMNNTKIGRPELHNRLKTYESSTAKVKSELMGLSDCRKMRSGEVDLRVGNGARVAAERVGTY